In Juglans microcarpa x Juglans regia isolate MS1-56 chromosome 4S, Jm3101_v1.0, whole genome shotgun sequence, a single window of DNA contains:
- the LOC121261906 gene encoding WAT1-related protein At1g09380-like, with translation MGRDLMLFLANVVLQVCYAGMNITSMLAMQSGMHPLILVAYRQIFATMAIAPFAYFLEWRTRPRITMPILFQIFLCSLTGALGNQVLYFLGLKESTPTIGCALTNTLPAFTFILAVLFRQEYVGIKTRPGQAKVLGTILCVGGALLLSFYHGNAIDIGESSIHWKYGENMEKKSSSTSTGQGNFILGPFLLICSSLSWAMWFILQARMGQRFPAPYTTTTLMCFMASIECGIIALISKHNASAWSLSDPMRIIASLYAGVVCSALGFALTSWAIQMKGPLYGSVFNPLSLVIVAISSWALLREELHVGTALGSCFIVMGLYAVLWGKNKEIMRPMSTTAIHEDQTASRKLDDDDDNLVEIKDDLELQSNPTSNGNHHVTTGNQEKHMNDIKL, from the exons ATGGGTCGTGATTTGATGCTTTTCTTAGCCAACGTTGTGCTGCAAGTGTGTTATGCAGGGATGAACATCACATCAATGCTGGCCATGCAGTCAGGCATGCACCCACTTATTCTCGTCGCCTACAGGCAGATTTTTGCAACCATGGCAATCGCTCCCTTCGCTTATTTCCTcgagtg GAGGACAAGGCCGAGAATTACAATGCCTATTTTGTTCCAAATATTTTTGTGCTCTTTAACAGG GGCACTAGGAAATCAGGTTCTTTATTTTCTAGGATTAAAAGAATCGACCCCAACGATTGGATGCGCATTAACTAATACACTTCCAGCATTCACTTTCATCCTTGCTGTCCTGTTCAG GCAAGAATATGTGGGAATTAAGACCAGACCTGGGCAAGCAAAGGTACTTGGTACAATTTTATGCGTGGGAGGAGCTCTTTTGTTGTCATTCTACCATGGAAACGCCATAGATATAGGAGAATCCAGCATTCACTGGAAGTATGGAGAGAATATGGAAAAGAAGAGTTCTTCAACTTCCACTGGCCAGGGAAACTTCATCTTGGGCCCCTTCCTCCTGATTTGTAGTTCTCTCTCTTGGGCAATGTGGTTCATACTTCAG GCAAGAATGGGCCAGAGGTTTCCAGCTCCTTACACAACCACCACACTAATGTGTTTCATGGCCAGCATCGAGTGTGGGATCATTGCCTTAATTTCCAAACATAACGCTTCTGCGTGGTCATTGAGCGATCCGATGAGGATTATTGCATCTCTCTACGCG GGAGTTGTGTGTTCTGCACTAGGATTTGCCTTAACTTCCTGGGCTATCCAGATGAAAGGTCCTCTCTACGGCTCGGTGTTCAACCCTTTGTCGCTTGTCATTGTCGCCATTTCTAGCTGGGCCCTCCTTCGTGAGGAATTACATGTTGGAAC TGCTCTAGGGTCTTGTTTTATTGTGATGGGACTCTATGCTGTTCTATGGGGGAAGAATAAGGAGATCATGAGACCGATGAGTACTACTGCTATTCATGAAGATCAGACAGCATCAAGAAAgctagatgatgatgatgataactTGGTCGAGATCAAGGATGACTTGGAACTGCAGTCGAATCCAACATCAAATGGAAACCATCATGTCACGACTGGAAATCAGGAGAAACACATGAACGACATCAAGCTGTAA
- the LOC121261908 gene encoding ADP-ribosylation factor isoform X1, translating to MGLSFTKLFSRLFAKKEMRILMVGLDAAGKTTILYKLKLGEIVTTIPTIGFNVETVEYKNISFTVWDVGGQDKIRPLWRHYFQNTQGLIFVVDSNDRDRVVEARDELHRMLNEDELRDAVLLVFANKQDLPNAMNAAEITDKLGLHSLRQRHWYIQSTCATSGEGLYEGLDWLSNNIANKA from the exons ATGGGGCTGTCTTTCACCAAGCTATTCAGCCGGCTTTTTGCCAAGAAGGAGATGCGGATTCTTATGGTGGGTCTTGATGCTGCTGGTAAGACCACCATCTTGTACAAGCTCAAGCTGGGAGAGATCGTAACCACCATTCCAACCATtg GTTTCAATGTGGAGACCGTGGAATATAAGAACATTAGCTTCACCGTTTGGGATGTTGGTGGCCAGGACAAG ATTCGACCTTTGTGGAGACATTACTTCCAAAACACTCAGGGTCTTATTTTTGTGGTTGATAGCAATGATCGTGACCGTGTGGTTGAGGCTAGGGATGAGCTGCACCGGATGTTGAATGAG GATGAATTGAGGGATGCTGTGCTGCTTGTATTTGCAAACAAGCAAGATCTTCCAAATGCTATGAATGCTGCTGAGATTACCGATAAGCTTGGTCTTCACTCCCTCCGCCAACGCCACTG GTATATCCAGAGCACATGTGCGACTTCTGGGGAAGGTCTCTATGAGGGACTAGACTGGCTTTCCAACAATATTGCCAACAAG GCTTAA
- the LOC121261908 gene encoding ADP-ribosylation factor isoform X2 — protein sequence MGLSFTKLFSRLFAKKEMRILMVGLDAAGKTTILYKLKLGEIVTTIPTIGFNVETVEYKNISFTVWDVGGQDKIRPLWRHYFQNTQGLIFVVDSNDRDRVVEARDELHRMLNEDELRDAVLLVFANKQDLPNAMNAAEITDKLGLHSLRQRHWYNDDLSLSLSHTHSLTHSHIQTHTVPYV from the exons ATGGGGCTGTCTTTCACCAAGCTATTCAGCCGGCTTTTTGCCAAGAAGGAGATGCGGATTCTTATGGTGGGTCTTGATGCTGCTGGTAAGACCACCATCTTGTACAAGCTCAAGCTGGGAGAGATCGTAACCACCATTCCAACCATtg GTTTCAATGTGGAGACCGTGGAATATAAGAACATTAGCTTCACCGTTTGGGATGTTGGTGGCCAGGACAAG ATTCGACCTTTGTGGAGACATTACTTCCAAAACACTCAGGGTCTTATTTTTGTGGTTGATAGCAATGATCGTGACCGTGTGGTTGAGGCTAGGGATGAGCTGCACCGGATGTTGAATGAG GATGAATTGAGGGATGCTGTGCTGCTTGTATTTGCAAACAAGCAAGATCTTCCAAATGCTATGAATGCTGCTGAGATTACCGATAAGCTTGGTCTTCACTCCCTCCGCCAACGCCACTGGTATAAtgatgatctctctctctctct ctcacacactcactcactcactcactcacacaTTCAGACACATACAGTGCCCTATGTATAG